In one Ignavibacteriota bacterium genomic region, the following are encoded:
- a CDS encoding N-glycosylase/DNA lyase — translation MKQEFQIMSPNELIVIHRNLKPVIRNRLKEFQQVKTKDYFYELAYCLLTPQSKAEHAEKAIAVLRKNNFERRDINTELLLHQKEFYIRFHKTKAKHLVEMKRQFPNILEQCTNGNTSRELREWLVKNVKGLGWKEASHFLRNIGHRNLAILDRHILKNLVRVGVLKEVPKTLNAKLYLEIEQKFLRFSDEAGISMDELDLTFWSSETGKVLK, via the coding sequence ATGAAGCAAGAATTTCAAATAATGTCTCCAAATGAGTTGATTGTAATACATCGTAACCTGAAACCGGTAATCCGTAACCGCTTGAAAGAGTTTCAGCAAGTGAAAACAAAAGACTACTTCTACGAACTCGCCTACTGTCTTCTCACGCCGCAATCGAAGGCGGAACATGCAGAGAAAGCGATTGCAGTTTTGCGGAAGAATAATTTTGAACGACGAGACATCAATACAGAACTGCTCCTGCATCAGAAGGAATTTTACATACGGTTTCATAAAACCAAAGCAAAACATCTGGTAGAAATGAAGCGGCAGTTTCCGAACATACTTGAGCAATGCACGAACGGAAATACGAGTCGGGAATTGCGTGAATGGCTTGTGAAGAATGTGAAAGGACTCGGCTGGAAAGAAGCATCGCACTTTCTCCGCAATATCGGTCACCGGAATCTTGCAATTCTCGACAGGCACATTCTGAAAAATCTTGTACGAGTCGGTGTGTTGAAAGAAGTCCCCAAAACACTCAATGCAAAACTGTATCTTGAAATCGAACAGAAGTTTCTCCGCTTTTCTGATGAAGCTGGAATTTCGATGGATGAACTTGACCTAACGTTTTGGAGTAGTGAGACGGGGAAAGTTCTTAAGTAG
- a CDS encoding (deoxy)nucleoside triphosphate pyrophosphohydrolase: MPKVVVGIFIKKENENSGLGSVRREVLLCQRLKNARYALKWEFPGGKIEPDESPKAGLVRELKEELGIDVRSSLHIYQQKNVFPDGGVFDVGYYLIEDFSGEIRNNAFEQMTWVSIERLNEFDILDGNRDVIDKLMEMYAEA; the protein is encoded by the coding sequence ATGCCCAAAGTAGTAGTTGGAATCTTTATAAAAAAGGAGAATGAAAACTCCGGACTCGGTTCTGTTCGGAGAGAAGTTTTACTCTGTCAGAGATTGAAAAACGCCCGATACGCTTTGAAATGGGAATTTCCCGGTGGAAAGATAGAACCGGATGAATCTCCAAAAGCTGGACTTGTGCGTGAATTGAAAGAAGAGTTGGGGATTGATGTTCGTTCCTCATTGCACATTTATCAACAGAAAAATGTATTTCCTGACGGCGGTGTGTTTGATGTCGGATATTATTTAATTGAAGATTTTTCCGGCGAGATTCGAAACAATGCGTTCGAGCAAATGACATGGGTATCAATTGAGCGACTGAACGAATTTGATATTCTCGATGGCAACCGTGATGTGATTGACAAGTTGATGGAGATGTATGCGGAAGCGTAG
- a CDS encoding saccharopine dehydrogenase NADP-binding domain-containing protein, producing the protein MKALVIGAGMMGSAEAYDLVNSEHVEQVILADKDEARAKSVAKTLGNKATGRQIDVAYYVDVVEAMRGVDVVLGATSYQHNVLLTNGAIEAGVHFCDLGGNMDVVYKQMELDARAKQAGVLILPNCGLAPGMACAIAAGAAKKFSSVDEIHIRVGGLPQHPQPPLNYQLVFSPEGLVNEYLEPAERLHNGELQTIASMLDVEELEFPQPLGKMEAFNTSGGASTLVHMFKGKVKEVDYKTIRYKGHCEKFKMLLELGFGSAEPIVLGDKTFTARELFEQMLLKKLPMNGPDIVLMRVSLKGTLDGAQKELTYEMLDYFDKNLHMTSMMRTTAFPTSIIAQMAANGTIKERGVLPPEQCVPLEPFLSELKKRNIIINETLS; encoded by the coding sequence ATGAAAGCATTAGTAATCGGAGCGGGAATGATGGGAAGCGCGGAAGCGTATGACCTTGTCAATTCCGAACATGTAGAGCAAGTAATTCTTGCAGATAAAGATGAAGCGCGGGCGAAGTCCGTTGCAAAGACGCTTGGAAACAAAGCCACCGGACGACAGATTGATGTTGCGTACTACGTTGATGTTGTAGAAGCGATGCGAGGCGTGGATGTCGTGCTTGGCGCAACGAGTTATCAACACAACGTTCTGCTGACCAATGGAGCAATCGAAGCGGGAGTTCACTTCTGCGACCTCGGCGGCAACATGGATGTTGTCTATAAGCAAATGGAACTTGATGCGAGAGCGAAACAAGCAGGAGTGTTGATTCTTCCGAACTGCGGCTTGGCGCCGGGAATGGCTTGCGCAATCGCGGCGGGCGCGGCGAAGAAGTTTAGTTCCGTTGATGAGATTCATATTCGTGTTGGTGGACTTCCGCAACATCCGCAACCGCCGCTGAATTATCAACTCGTGTTTTCTCCCGAAGGATTGGTGAATGAATATCTCGAACCGGCGGAGCGACTTCACAACGGGGAGTTGCAAACAATCGCTTCGATGCTTGATGTAGAGGAGTTAGAATTTCCGCAACCGCTTGGAAAGATGGAGGCGTTCAATACATCGGGTGGCGCTTCGACGCTCGTTCACATGTTCAAAGGAAAAGTGAAGGAGGTGGATTATAAAACGATTCGCTACAAAGGACACTGCGAGAAATTCAAAATGTTGCTTGAGTTGGGATTCGGAAGCGCAGAGCCGATTGTTCTGGGAGATAAAACATTTACGGCGAGAGAACTCTTCGAGCAAATGTTGCTGAAGAAACTTCCGATGAACGGACCGGATATTGTGTTGATGCGTGTCTCATTGAAAGGGACGCTCGATGGAGCGCAAAAAGAACTCACGTATGAAATGCTCGACTACTTCGACAAGAATCTGCACATGACTTCGATGATGCGGACAACCGCTTTCCCGACATCTATCATTGCACAGATGGCGGCAAACGGAACGATAAAGGAACGGGGCGTTCTGCCACCTGAACAATGCGTACCGCTTGAACCATTTTTGAGTGAGTTAAAAAAACGCAACATCATCATTAACGAAACGCTTTCTTAA
- a CDS encoding A/G-specific adenine glycosylase gives MRKRSVDASTSLSMTNYGRASHPERSRRVLQQHLLRWYRKHRRIFLWRKTTDPYEILVSEIMLQQTQVSRVQEKLPVFLKSFPDFPSLAKATKAEVIRAWRGMGYNNRAVRLNELAKIVVEQYDSKLPATIALLEELPGIGKYTSHAVSCFGFRKRVPVVDVNIRRVLSRLFWKMKKPDELKSEKEIWQFAEQILPRDAYTWNQALMELGGRYCKAGRPKCGDCPVEQDCSSRHLGKMKNERRVSTTKEKLSHGLPNRIWRGRIVEALRNVNGEGSISLHRLGKTIKPDYSRNDSLWLESLVNQLSNDGVAQMFKSNSTINVALAEE, from the coding sequence ATGCGGAAGCGTAGTGTAGATGCTTCGACTTCGCTCAGCATGACGAATTATGGACGAGCGAGTCACCCTGAGCGGAGTCGAAGGGTTCTCCAACAACATCTGCTACGCTGGTACAGGAAACATCGGAGAATCTTTCTGTGGAGGAAAACAACCGACCCGTATGAAATTCTCGTTTCGGAAATTATGCTTCAACAAACTCAGGTGAGTCGCGTGCAGGAAAAACTTCCGGTGTTCCTCAAATCATTTCCTGATTTTCCATCGCTTGCGAAGGCAACAAAGGCGGAGGTCATTCGCGCATGGCGGGGAATGGGGTACAACAACAGGGCGGTTCGGTTGAATGAGTTGGCAAAAATTGTTGTTGAACAATACGATTCAAAACTCCCTGCAACAATTGCATTACTGGAAGAACTTCCCGGCATCGGGAAATATACTTCTCATGCAGTTTCATGTTTTGGATTTCGGAAACGTGTTCCTGTCGTTGATGTGAATATCAGGCGAGTGTTATCCCGTCTGTTTTGGAAAATGAAGAAACCGGATGAGTTGAAAAGCGAAAAAGAAATCTGGCAATTTGCCGAGCAAATTCTTCCGCGTGATGCTTATACATGGAATCAGGCGTTGATGGAATTGGGTGGAAGATATTGTAAAGCAGGCAGACCGAAATGCGGAGATTGCCCGGTTGAACAAGATTGTTCTTCTCGACATCTTGGCAAGATGAAGAACGAGCGGCGTGTTTCAACAACCAAAGAAAAACTTTCTCACGGTTTGCCGAACAGAATTTGGCGCGGGAGGATTGTTGAAGCGTTACGGAATGTGAATGGAGAAGGAAGCATTTCGTTGCATAGACTTGGCAAGACAATCAAACCGGATTATTCCCGGAATGACTCTCTCTGGCTTGAATCGCTTGTAAATCAACTTTCAAATGACGGGGTTGCACAGATGTTCAAATCGAACAGCACCATAAATGTGGCGTTGGCTGAAGAATGA